In Hevea brasiliensis isolate MT/VB/25A 57/8 chromosome 13, ASM3005281v1, whole genome shotgun sequence, a single genomic region encodes these proteins:
- the LOC110658875 gene encoding transcription factor MYB35, which produces MGRHSCCLKQKLRKGLWSPEEDEKLYNYITRFGVGCWSSVPKLAGLQRCGKSCRLRWINYLRPDLKRGMFSQQEEDLVISLHEVLGNRWAQIAAELPGRTDNEIKNFWNSCLKKKLMKQGIDPATHKPISEALEVKEEKNCKDKASLQIPPSKGLPVVSNTTIQEPTFLINDTTYYGNGLTETSREQFMNKQVYDPLSYFEFSAGFEPCGYNSSNIPGLQHPNLRPFDQNHFETSSNFSFTSMPSLTSFDNGSLSATDFSNNSASRMSSMFLNEAKESSSNSSNISSYTGYQMNRMVENNAAFSWDADNKIDCVFQFPMNGIKMEELRQSPWEEGQLHTQNSVDFSSYPLTSLSEDLAGVNFEVYHQI; this is translated from the exons ATGGGGAGACATTCTTGCTGCTTAAAGCAGAAATTAAGGAAAGGTTTATGGTCACCTGAAGAAGATGAGAAACTTTACAACTACATAACTAGATTTGGTGTTGGTTGCTGGAGTTCTGTTCCTAAGCTAGCTG GCCTGCAAAGGTGTGGAAAGAGTTGTAGACTCAGATGGATTAACTACTTGAGACCTGACCTTAAGAGAGGAATGTTCTCACAACAGGAGGAGGATCTTGTAATCAGTCTTCATGAAGTTTTGGGTAACAG GTGGGCTCAAATTGCAGCAGAGTTACCAGGAAGAACAGATAATGAGATAAAGAACTTCTGGAATTCTTGCTTGAAGAAGAAGCTCATGAAGCAAGGTATAGACCCAGCAACCCACAAGCCAATAAGTGAAGCACTGGAAGTGAAAGAGGAGAAGAATTGTAAAGATAAGGCATCCTTGCAAATACCGCCTTCCAAAGGGCTACCAGTTGTATCAAACACGACAATACAGGAGCCAACATTTCTCATTAACGATACGACTTACTATGGCAATGGATTAACAGAAACTTCAAGAGAGCAATTCATGAACAAGCAAGTCTATGATCCCTTATCCTACTTTGAATTCTCAGCAGGGTTTGAGCCATGTGGGTATAACTCAAGTAATATTCCAGGTCTACAGCACCCAAATCTCAGACCCTTTGATCAAAACCATTTCGAAACAAGctcaaacttttcatttacttCAATGCCAAGTTTAACAAGTTTCGATAATGGAAGCTTGAGTGCCACAGATTTCTCCAACAATTCAGCTTCAAGAATGAGTTCTATGTTCTTGAATGAGGCCAAAGAAAGTTCCAGCAACAGCTCAAACATAAGCAGTTATACAGGATATCAGATGAACCGTATGGTGGAGAACAATGCAGCTTTCTCGTGGGACGCCGATAACAAAAtagactgtgtgtttcagtttccGATGAACGGAATCAAGATGGAGGAATTGAGGCAGAGTCCATGGGAAGAAGGACAGCTTCACACTCAGAATTCAGTAGATTTCAGTAGCTATCCGTTAACGTCTCTGTCAGAAGATCTAGCGGGAGTAAATTTTGAGGTCTACCACCAGATATGA